One segment of Tachyglossus aculeatus isolate mTacAcu1 chromosome 16, mTacAcu1.pri, whole genome shotgun sequence DNA contains the following:
- the LOC119938690 gene encoding regulator of G-protein signaling 13-like, with translation MDVACEEQKEKEIRFNLCISPNVSSSSPYDSFLALLFNLLHFIGEWVLKLTAAVSINTQGLLFSKQPHVTHLIFALLTTQATPLLMTDFRLCVCYFKFTKLYLQSLSLNVNGALTLEPSCLTLEEVFQWSQSFDKLMSTKHGPVFYGAYLKTEHSDENIKFWTACETYKKISSRKGRLSKARKLYKMYIQPKSPKEINIDSPTRKAIDQNIQEPTEACFDEAQKIVYLQMERDSYPRFLKSEIYQKLFQGLQAASFCE, from the exons ATGGATGTGGCTTGTGAAGAGCAG aaagagaaagagatcagATTTAACCTTTGCATAAGTCCAAATGTTTCCTCATCATCCCCCTATGATTCTTTTTTGGCTCTGCTTTTCAATCTTCTTCACTTTATTGGTGAATGGGTCCTCAAACTAACTGCAGCAGTTTCCATCAACACTCA AGGGTTATTATTCTCAAAGCAACCTCACGTTACTCATCTCATTTTTGCCCTCCTAACAACTCAG gccacaccgcttctcatgaCAGACTTTCGACTATGTGTCTGCTATTTCAAATTCACAAAGCTGTATCTTCAG TCCTTATCCCTGAATGTCAATGGTGCACTGACTCTGGAGCCCAGCtg CCTTACCTTGGAGGAGGTTTTCCAGTGGTCGCAGTCTTTCGACAAGCTGATGAGCACTAAAC ATGGTCCGGTATTCTACGGCGCCTACTTGAAGACAGAGCACAGCGATGAGAACATTAAATTCTGGACGGCCTGTGAAACCTACAAGAAAATCTCCTCACGGAAGGGAAGGCTCTCTAAAGCCAGGAAGCTTTACAAAATGTATATTCAGCCCAAGTCTCCCAAAGAG ATAAATATTGATAGCCCGACAAGGAAAGCCATCGATCAGAATATTCAAGAGCCCACCGAGGCGTGCTTTGACGAAGCTCAGAAAATTGTATACCTGCAAATGGAGAGGGATTCCTATCCCAGGTTTTTAAAGTCAGAAATTTACCAAAAACTCTTCCAGGGCCTTCAGGCTGCCAGCTTTTGTGAATAA